A region from the Sulfitobacter sp. D7 genome encodes:
- a CDS encoding HesA/MoeB/ThiF family protein, which translates to MLAVLIIAAALWFGGGFLGLPRGLRAGLVAVMYLALVALHLVFPATHPLRLATGGSAAPWLLLGGFVALVMLYRQGLATLRARATPREPAAPQTSGRFSDSELNRYARHIVLREVGGAGQKALKNAKVLVVGAGGLGAPALQYLAAAGVGTIGVIDDDTVENANLQRQVIHKDAAIGTPKVFSAQAEMLAQNPHITVRPYHRRLSDEIAAELVADYDLVLDGTDNFDTRYRVNAACVAAGKPLISGALSQWEGQLSIFDPARGAPCYRCIFPQAPAAGLAPSCAEAGVIGPLPGVIGTMMALEAVKLITGAGSVLRGEMMIYDGLYGETRKIGLKRRAGCETCGG; encoded by the coding sequence ATGCTGGCGGTTTTAATCATCGCTGCCGCTCTTTGGTTTGGCGGCGGGTTTCTCGGCCTGCCGCGCGGGCTACGTGCGGGGCTGGTTGCGGTTATGTATCTGGCTTTGGTGGCGCTGCATCTGGTCTTTCCGGCCACGCACCCGCTGCGGCTGGCCACCGGGGGCAGCGCCGCGCCTTGGCTGCTGCTGGGCGGCTTCGTTGCGCTGGTGATGCTCTACCGGCAGGGGCTGGCAACCCTGCGCGCCCGCGCCACACCGCGCGAACCGGCGGCGCCCCAGACCTCGGGCCGTTTCTCGGACAGTGAACTCAACCGTTATGCCCGCCATATCGTACTACGCGAGGTCGGCGGGGCCGGGCAAAAGGCGTTGAAAAACGCCAAGGTGCTTGTCGTGGGGGCGGGTGGCCTCGGCGCGCCGGCGCTGCAATATCTCGCGGCGGCGGGCGTTGGCACCATCGGGGTGATCGACGACGACACGGTCGAGAACGCGAACCTGCAACGGCAGGTAATCCACAAAGACGCGGCCATCGGCACGCCCAAGGTCTTCTCGGCCCAAGCCGAGATGCTGGCGCAAAACCCCCATATCACCGTGCGCCCCTACCACCGTCGCCTCAGCGACGAGATCGCCGCCGAACTGGTGGCAGACTATGACCTCGTGCTCGACGGGACCGATAATTTCGACACCCGTTACCGGGTCAATGCCGCCTGTGTCGCGGCTGGTAAGCCACTAATTTCAGGCGCGCTCAGCCAGTGGGAGGGGCAGCTCAGCATCTTTGATCCCGCGCGCGGTGCGCCCTGCTATCGCTGCATTTTTCCGCAAGCGCCTGCCGCGGGGCTGGCACCCTCCTGTGCCGAGGCCGGGGTGATCGGGCCGCTGCCCGGCGTGATCGGCACGATGATGGCGCTTGAGGCGGTTAAGCTGATCACCGGCGCGGGCAGCGTGCTGCGCGGCGAGATGATGATCTACGACGGGCTTTACGGTGAGACCCGCAAGATCGGGCTCAAGCGGCGGGCGGGCTGCGAAACCTGCGGCGGGTGA
- a CDS encoding M3 family metallopeptidase: MTNPLLADWNTPFGIAPFDRISDDDFAPALEEALTAHRAEIDAIAENPAAPSFANTIEALEASGDALDKVLSVFFTVAGADSNGAREALQRDFSPKLAAHQSAISGNTKLFARIAAIWEARDTLDLTEEQARVLMLTHRGFVRSGAALTGAAAERMKEIKARLAVLGTQFTQNLLADERDWFMPLSEGDLTGLPDFALDAARAAGKEKGAEGPVVTLSRSLITPFLQFSDRRDLREKAFRAWEARGANGGETDNRDIAAETLVLRKERAELLGYENFAAYKLETEMAKTPDAVRDLLMSVWKPAKAQADADAEVLTALMREDGVNGALEPWDWRYYAEKRRAAEHDLDEAALKPYFQLDRMIDAAFDCANRLFGLAFAPLDVPLYHADCRAWEVTRNGKHVAVFIGDYFARGSKRSGAWCSAMRSQAKFPRAQAPVVINVCNFAKGDPALLSYDDARTLFHEFGHALHQMLSDVTYESVSGTSVARDFVELPSQLYEHWLDQPEVLQKFATHARTGEPMPREMLDKVLAASTFDMGFQTVEYIASALVDLEFHDGAPPADPMAKQAEVLSSIGMPQAIRMRHATPQFAHVFSGDGYSSAYYSYMWSEVMDADAFAAFEEAGGAFDAERAEALETHILSTGGSRDPAELYTAFRGRLPGVEALLKGRGLAA; the protein is encoded by the coding sequence ATGACAAATCCGCTGCTCGCTGACTGGAACACGCCCTTCGGCATCGCCCCCTTTGACCGCATTTCAGACGATGATTTCGCCCCCGCGCTTGAGGAGGCATTGACCGCCCACCGGGCCGAGATCGACGCCATCGCAGAGAACCCCGCGGCGCCCAGCTTTGCCAATACGATCGAGGCGCTCGAAGCATCCGGCGACGCGCTCGACAAGGTGCTGAGCGTGTTCTTCACCGTCGCGGGGGCCGACAGCAACGGCGCGCGCGAGGCGTTGCAGCGCGATTTCTCGCCCAAGCTCGCCGCGCATCAATCGGCGATCTCGGGCAACACCAAGCTCTTTGCCCGCATCGCTGCCATCTGGGAGGCCCGCGACACGCTCGATCTGACCGAGGAGCAGGCCCGCGTGCTGATGCTGACGCATCGCGGCTTCGTCCGCTCTGGCGCGGCGTTGACCGGGGCGGCCGCCGAGCGGATGAAAGAGATCAAGGCGCGGCTGGCGGTGCTCGGCACGCAGTTCACGCAAAACCTGCTGGCCGATGAGCGGGACTGGTTCATGCCGCTGTCGGAGGGCGATCTGACCGGCCTGCCGGATTTCGCGCTCGACGCCGCTCGCGCGGCGGGCAAGGAGAAGGGCGCGGAGGGCCCGGTGGTCACGCTCTCGCGGTCGCTGATCACACCCTTCCTGCAATTCTCAGACCGTCGCGACCTGCGCGAAAAGGCGTTTCGTGCGTGGGAAGCACGCGGTGCGAATGGCGGGGAAACCGACAACCGCGACATCGCTGCCGAAACGCTGGTCCTGCGCAAGGAGCGGGCGGAACTTCTGGGCTATGAAAATTTCGCCGCCTACAAGCTGGAAACCGAAATGGCCAAGACGCCGGACGCCGTGCGCGACTTGCTGATGTCGGTTTGGAAACCTGCCAAGGCGCAGGCCGACGCCGATGCCGAGGTGTTGACCGCGCTGATGCGCGAGGACGGCGTGAACGGGGCGCTGGAGCCATGGGATTGGCGCTACTACGCCGAAAAGCGCCGCGCGGCAGAGCATGACCTCGATGAGGCGGCGCTGAAACCCTATTTCCAGCTCGATCGGATGATCGACGCGGCCTTTGACTGTGCCAACCGGTTGTTCGGCTTGGCGTTCGCGCCGCTCGACGTGCCGCTCTACCACGCCGACTGCCGGGCGTGGGAGGTGACGCGGAACGGCAAGCATGTGGCGGTCTTTATCGGCGATTACTTCGCGCGCGGCTCGAAGCGTTCGGGCGCATGGTGTTCGGCTATGCGGAGCCAAGCGAAGTTCCCCCGCGCGCAGGCGCCGGTGGTGATCAACGTCTGCAATTTCGCCAAGGGCGACCCGGCGCTGCTGTCCTATGACGACGCGCGCACGCTGTTTCACGAATTCGGCCATGCGCTACACCAGATGCTGTCGGACGTGACCTATGAAAGCGTCAGCGGCACCTCGGTGGCGCGGGACTTTGTGGAATTGCCCAGCCAGCTTTATGAGCATTGGCTGGACCAGCCCGAGGTCTTGCAGAAATTCGCCACCCACGCCCGCACGGGCGAGCCGATGCCGCGTGAGATGTTGGACAAGGTGCTGGCGGCGTCGACCTTCGACATGGGGTTCCAGACGGTGGAATATATCGCCTCGGCCCTCGTCGATCTAGAGTTCCACGACGGTGCCCCGCCCGCCGATCCGATGGCGAAACAGGCCGAGGTGCTCAGCAGCATCGGCATGCCTCAGGCGATCCGGATGCGCCACGCCACGCCGCAATTCGCGCATGTCTTCTCGGGTGACGGATATTCCAGCGCCTATTACAGCTACATGTGGTCCGAGGTGATGGACGCCGACGCTTTCGCCGCCTTCGAAGAAGCGGGCGGCGCCTTTGACGCGGAGCGCGCCGAAGCGTTGGAGACCCACATCCTATCGACCGGCGGCAGCCGCGATCCGGCAGAGCTTTATACCGCGTTCCGGGGGCGACTGCCGGGGGTGGAGGCGCTGCTCAAAGGGCGCGGGCTGGCGGCCTGA
- a CDS encoding 2-hydroxyacid dehydrogenase: MTINILFAAKAERWDGYEKPLNDALRKALPGRDFTLATDLPPEEVDYIVYAPNSDLQDFTPYTRAKAVLNLWAGVEAITGNETLNIPLTRMVDFGLTHGMVEWVTGHVLRHHLGMDADILREDAKWEPRTPPLARERGVAVLGIGALGQAVAAALVGLGFDVTGWSRSEKQIEGVRCLHGDAGLTETLKRAEIAVLLMPDTPATRDVLNAETLAQMLKGAFIINPGRGPLIDDDALLAALDSGQIAHATLDVFRVEPLPEDHPYWAHPRVTVTPHLAAATRNETASEVIAENIRRSEAGEPLLHLVDRDRGY, from the coding sequence ATGACGATCAATATTCTCTTCGCCGCCAAAGCCGAACGCTGGGACGGCTACGAAAAACCGTTGAACGACGCGCTGCGCAAGGCCCTGCCGGGGCGGGATTTCACACTCGCCACCGACCTGCCGCCCGAAGAGGTCGATTATATCGTCTATGCCCCCAACAGCGACTTGCAGGATTTCACCCCCTACACCCGCGCCAAAGCGGTGCTGAACCTCTGGGCCGGGGTGGAGGCGATCACCGGCAATGAGACCTTGAATATCCCGCTGACACGGATGGTCGATTTCGGCCTGACCCACGGCATGGTCGAATGGGTCACGGGCCATGTGCTGCGCCATCATCTGGGGATGGATGCGGACATTCTGCGCGAGGACGCTAAATGGGAGCCGCGCACCCCGCCACTGGCACGCGAACGGGGCGTGGCGGTGCTGGGCATCGGTGCGCTCGGCCAAGCGGTAGCCGCAGCGTTGGTGGGTCTTGGCTTCGATGTGACCGGCTGGTCGCGCAGCGAAAAGCAGATCGAGGGCGTGCGCTGCCTGCATGGCGATGCGGGCCTGACAGAAACGCTGAAACGGGCCGAGATCGCCGTGCTGCTGATGCCCGACACCCCCGCCACGCGAGATGTGCTAAATGCCGAGACACTGGCGCAGATGCTCAAAGGCGCGTTCATCATCAACCCCGGTCGTGGCCCGCTGATTGATGATGACGCCCTGCTTGCCGCGCTCGACAGCGGGCAGATTGCCCATGCCACGCTGGATGTCTTCCGCGTGGAACCGCTGCCTGAGGATCACCCCTACTGGGCGCATCCGCGCGTCACCGTGACCCCGCATCTCGCGGCGGCCACGCGCAATGAGACGGCCTCGGAAGTCATCGCCGAGAACATCCGCCGCAGTGAGGCCGGAGAGCCTCTGCTACATCTGGTAGACCGCGACCGGGGGTACTAA
- the rodA gene encoding rod shape-determining protein RodA produces the protein MSYLEHTVKSVPTGLRKILFMNWPLAILLTSVAGVGFLMLYSVAGGSFSPWAEPQMKRFGMGIAIMFTVAMVPIWLWRNLSGVAYGATLVLLVAVELFGSVGMGAQRWIDIGFMRLQPSELMKITLVLFLAAYYDWLPVKKVSRPFWVLLPILIIVVPTALVLKQPDLGTSILLLTAGGGLMFLAGVHWAYFAAVITAAIGLVTAVFQSRGTPWQLLKDYQYRRIDTFLDPSQDPLGAGYHITQSKIALGSGGWSGRGYMQGTQSRLNFLPEKHTDFIFTTLAEEFGFVGGVSLLGLYALIILFCVASAVKNKDRFSSLLTLGIALNFFLFFAVNMSMVMGLAPVVGVPLPMVSYGGSAMLVLLLAFGLVQSAHVHRPR, from the coding sequence ATGAGCTATCTTGAGCATACGGTCAAATCCGTCCCCACGGGGCTGCGCAAGATCCTTTTCATGAACTGGCCGCTGGCGATCCTGTTGACCAGTGTCGCGGGCGTGGGGTTCTTGATGCTCTACTCGGTCGCTGGCGGGTCATTCTCCCCTTGGGCTGAACCGCAGATGAAGCGTTTTGGCATGGGCATTGCGATCATGTTTACCGTCGCGATGGTGCCGATCTGGCTCTGGCGCAATCTGTCGGGCGTGGCCTATGGGGCGACCTTGGTGCTACTGGTCGCGGTCGAACTCTTTGGCTCTGTCGGCATGGGCGCGCAGCGTTGGATCGACATCGGCTTTATGCGGTTGCAACCGTCGGAGCTGATGAAGATCACGCTGGTGCTGTTTCTGGCCGCCTATTACGACTGGCTGCCGGTCAAAAAGGTCTCGCGCCCCTTTTGGGTCCTGCTCCCGATCCTGATCATCGTGGTCCCCACCGCTTTGGTCCTGAAACAGCCCGACTTGGGCACCTCGATCCTGCTTTTGACCGCCGGGGGCGGGCTGATGTTCCTTGCAGGTGTGCATTGGGCCTATTTCGCCGCCGTCATCACCGCCGCCATCGGGCTGGTCACCGCCGTCTTCCAATCGCGCGGCACCCCGTGGCAACTGCTCAAAGATTACCAATACCGCCGCATCGACACTTTTCTCGACCCCAGCCAAGACCCGCTTGGCGCGGGCTACCACATCACCCAATCCAAGATCGCGCTCGGCTCGGGCGGCTGGTCTGGGCGTGGCTACATGCAGGGCACCCAGTCGCGGCTGAACTTCTTGCCCGAGAAACACACCGACTTTATCTTTACCACGCTGGCCGAAGAGTTCGGCTTCGTCGGCGGCGTCTCTCTGCTGGGGCTTTATGCGCTGATCATCCTGTTCTGCGTGGCCTCGGCGGTGAAGAACAAAGACCGGTTCTCAAGCCTGCTGACACTGGGCATCGCGCTCAACTTCTTTCTCTTTTTCGCCGTTAACATGTCGATGGTCATGGGGCTGGCCCCTGTGGTTGGCGTGCCGCTGCCGATGGTGAGCTATGGCGGCTCGGCCATGTTGGTGCTGCTTCTGGCCTTTGGGTTGGTGCAATCGGCGCATGTTCATAGACCGAGGTAA
- the mrdA gene encoding penicillin-binding protein 2, whose product MRRSRADNDANHTRLTRRAALLGGAQLLFMGGLAARMRYLQVDQADQFRLLAEENRINIRLIPPSRGEIFDRNGVQLADNVPSYRIVMVREDAGDVAAVMERLAQVIEIDDETRERAMTEMARSAPFLPVTIVDDVSWEVVSKVSVNAPALPGVTPEVGLTRVYPRGADFAHVVGRVGRVSQADLDALENPDQVLRIPRFQIGKINVEARAENLLRGAAGTKHVEVNATGRVMRELERREGQAGADLQLTVDANLQRYVQARLGEESAAVVIIDCENGDLAALASSPSYDPNLFIGGISSADYNPLLNSKYRPLVNKPVQGTYPPGSTFKMIVALAAIEEGIVGPEETVYCPGHLEVAGRRFHCWKRAGHGWVNLQDSLKQSCDVYYYDLAVKVGIEKITAMSNRFGLGIKHDLALSSVAGGLAPTKQWKRSARGEDWVVGDTVNASIGQGFTLSSPLQLAVMSARIATGRAVAPRLIKSIDGVEQPSGAGEPMGLNENNLRQLRKAMYDVVNDRRGTGYRSRIIDDTMRMAGKTGTSQVRNITAAERARGVTSNADLPWERRDHALFVCFAPYDKPKYAACVLVEHGGGGSTAAAPIARDVMLQAMAGGEPPLEAYPKSDRGRIATQQEELRDTAPETSASVAGDDQA is encoded by the coding sequence ATGAGACGTAGCCGCGCCGACAACGATGCAAACCACACGCGCCTGACCCGACGCGCCGCGCTTTTGGGCGGGGCGCAACTGCTGTTCATGGGCGGTCTGGCCGCGCGGATGCGCTATCTGCAGGTCGATCAGGCCGACCAATTTCGCCTGCTCGCCGAAGAGAACCGCATCAACATCCGCCTGATCCCGCCCTCCCGCGGTGAGATTTTCGACCGCAACGGCGTACAGCTTGCCGACAACGTGCCCTCCTACCGGATCGTCATGGTGCGCGAAGACGCGGGCGACGTGGCGGCGGTGATGGAACGTTTGGCCCAAGTTATCGAAATTGATGACGAAACCCGCGAACGCGCCATGACCGAGATGGCCCGCTCTGCGCCCTTCTTGCCCGTCACCATCGTCGATGACGTGAGTTGGGAGGTCGTGAGCAAGGTCAGCGTCAACGCCCCTGCCCTGCCCGGCGTCACCCCCGAAGTAGGCCTGACACGCGTCTACCCGCGCGGCGCGGATTTCGCCCATGTGGTGGGCCGCGTGGGCCGCGTGAGCCAAGCCGACCTCGACGCGCTGGAAAACCCCGATCAGGTGCTGCGCATCCCGCGCTTTCAAATCGGCAAGATCAACGTCGAAGCCCGCGCCGAGAACCTGCTGCGCGGTGCGGCGGGCACCAAACATGTAGAGGTGAACGCCACAGGCCGCGTGATGCGCGAGTTGGAGCGGCGCGAAGGTCAGGCCGGGGCCGACCTGCAGCTGACCGTGGATGCCAATCTGCAACGCTATGTGCAGGCCCGTCTGGGTGAAGAAAGCGCCGCCGTGGTCATCATCGATTGCGAGAATGGCGATCTGGCCGCACTCGCCTCATCGCCCAGCTATGACCCGAACCTCTTTATCGGCGGCATCTCCTCGGCGGATTATAATCCGCTGTTGAATTCCAAATACCGACCCTTGGTGAACAAGCCGGTGCAGGGCACCTACCCGCCCGGTTCAACCTTCAAGATGATCGTCGCACTCGCCGCTATCGAAGAGGGCATCGTCGGCCCCGAAGAGACGGTATATTGCCCCGGCCATCTGGAGGTCGCGGGGCGGCGGTTCCACTGCTGGAAACGCGCGGGCCACGGATGGGTTAATTTACAGGATTCGCTGAAACAATCCTGCGACGTCTATTACTACGACCTCGCCGTGAAGGTGGGCATCGAAAAGATCACCGCCATGTCGAACCGCTTTGGCCTTGGGATCAAACACGATCTGGCGCTGTCTTCGGTCGCGGGTGGGCTTGCGCCGACCAAACAGTGGAAACGCTCGGCCCGGGGCGAGGATTGGGTCGTGGGCGACACGGTCAACGCCTCCATCGGGCAGGGTTTTACCCTGTCCTCCCCACTGCAACTCGCGGTGATGAGCGCGCGGATCGCCACCGGGCGCGCGGTGGCGCCGCGGCTGATTAAATCCATCGACGGGGTGGAGCAACCCAGCGGCGCGGGCGAGCCGATGGGCCTGAACGAGAACAACCTGCGCCAATTGCGCAAAGCGATGTACGACGTGGTCAACGACCGCCGCGGCACCGGCTATCGCAGCCGCATCATCGACGACACGATGCGCATGGCGGGCAAGACCGGCACCAGTCAGGTGCGCAACATCACCGCCGCCGAACGCGCCCGTGGTGTGACCAGCAACGCCGACCTGCCGTGGGAGCGCCGCGACCACGCGCTGTTCGTGTGCTTCGCGCCCTACGACAAACCCAAATACGCGGCCTGCGTGCTGGTGGAACACGGGGGGGGCGGATCAACCGCCGCCGCCCCGATTGCGCGCGACGTGATGTTGCAGGCCATGGCCGGGGGCGAGCCGCCGCTCGAAGCCTACCCCAAGTCCGACCGGGGCCGCATCGCCACCCAGCAAGAAGAGCTGCGCGACACCGCGCCGGAAACCTCGGCCAGCGTAGCGGGAGACGATCAGGCATGA
- a CDS encoding rod shape-determining protein MreD, with translation MTDLSRSRLWVMRLSFVALALVILFFHLLPLETTPRPWAGPDLLLGFACAWGLRRPEYVPALFLALVFLLADLLLQRPPGLWAVLALIGVENLKSRGRQLRDASFAAEWLTVVVILTMVIFANRILLSLALVPTPAMTLNLTELALTALAYPLIVAVTHGIMGVRKTAPGDLDALGKRV, from the coding sequence ATGACCGATCTGTCACGCAGCCGCCTGTGGGTCATGCGCCTGAGCTTTGTTGCGCTGGCGCTGGTGATCTTGTTCTTCCACCTGCTTCCGCTTGAGACGACCCCGCGCCCTTGGGCCGGGCCGGACCTGCTGTTGGGCTTCGCCTGCGCTTGGGGGCTGAGACGGCCTGAATATGTGCCCGCGCTCTTTCTGGCGTTGGTTTTCCTGCTGGCCGATCTCTTGCTACAACGTCCGCCCGGCCTTTGGGCGGTGCTGGCGCTGATCGGGGTCGAAAACCTCAAATCGCGGGGGCGGCAACTGCGGGATGCGAGCTTTGCCGCCGAATGGCTGACCGTGGTGGTGATCCTGACCATGGTGATCTTTGCCAACCGCATTCTGCTGAGCCTTGCGCTGGTGCCCACGCCCGCCATGACGCTGAACCTCACGGAATTGGCACTGACAGCGCTCGCTTATCCGCTGATCGTGGCCGTGACCCATGGTATCATGGGCGTGCGCAAAACCGCGCCGGGCGATCTGGATGCGCTTGGCAAACGGGTGTGA
- the mreC gene encoding rod shape-determining protein MreC has translation MPKDRSSSSDFTGPLRRLLLAVLVLALVGIFLLWRIDSPRVERFRAQVTDRFVPNLDWAMAPVTGTINLLRDFQSYQRLSEQNRELRSELRQMQAWKEAALQLEQENARLLDLNNVRLDPRLTFITGTVLADSGSPYRQSVLLNVGARDGLVEGWATMDGIGLVGRIAGVGKNTARVILLTDASSRIPATIQPSGQRAIVAGDNSAAPPLDFIENRELVRPGDRVISSGDGGVFPAGILIGQVAADPGGRLRVRLAADYERLEFLRVLRHHGNETVPDTAHVITSDGPLADPAAPVGVQP, from the coding sequence ATGCCCAAAGACCGTTCCAGTTCCAGCGATTTCACCGGCCCCCTGCGCCGGTTGCTGCTGGCTGTGTTGGTGTTGGCGCTGGTCGGGATTTTCCTGCTCTGGCGCATCGACAGCCCCCGCGTTGAACGCTTCCGCGCGCAGGTGACCGACCGTTTCGTGCCGAACCTTGATTGGGCCATGGCCCCGGTGACAGGCACGATTAACCTTCTGCGCGATTTCCAGAGCTACCAACGTCTGAGCGAACAGAACCGCGAACTGCGTTCGGAACTGCGGCAGATGCAGGCGTGGAAAGAAGCGGCCCTTCAGCTAGAGCAAGAGAACGCCCGCCTGCTGGATCTAAACAACGTGCGGCTTGACCCGCGCCTCACATTCATCACCGGCACCGTTCTGGCCGACAGCGGATCGCCCTACCGCCAATCGGTGCTGCTGAACGTCGGCGCGCGTGATGGGCTGGTTGAAGGTTGGGCCACGATGGACGGCATCGGCCTTGTGGGCCGCATTGCAGGCGTGGGCAAGAACACCGCGCGCGTGATCCTGCTCACCGACGCTTCCAGCCGCATTCCGGCGACGATCCAGCCTTCGGGCCAGCGGGCCATCGTGGCGGGCGACAACAGCGCCGCGCCGCCCTTGGACTTCATCGAGAACCGTGAATTGGTCCGCCCCGGTGACCGGGTGATCAGCTCGGGCGATGGCGGGGTGTTCCCGGCGGGCATCCTGATCGGTCAGGTCGCCGCCGATCCGGGCGGGCGTCTTCGCGTCAGGCTGGCGGCGGATTACGAGCGGTTGGAGTTCCTGCGCGTGTTGCGCCACCATGGCAATGAAACCGTGCCGGACACCGCCCATGTCATCACCTCCGATGGCCCCTTGGCCGACCCGGCGGCGCCGGTCGGAGTGCAGCCATGA
- a CDS encoding rod shape-determining protein codes for MSILDQFRGLFSSDMAIDLGTANTLVYVKGKGIVLSEPSVVAYHVKDGVKKVLAVGEDAKLMLGRTPGSIEAIRPMREGVIADFDTAEEMIKHFIRKVHKRSTFSKPKIIVCVPHGATPVEKRAIRQSVLSAGARRAGLIAEPIAAAIGAGMPITDPTGNMVVDIGGGTTEVAVLSLGDIVYARSVRVGGDRMDEGIISYLRRQQNLLIGETTAERVKTSIGTARMPDDGRGTSMQIRGRDLLNGVPKEIEVTQAQIAEALAEPVQQICEAVMTALETTPPDLAADIVDRGVMLTGGGALLGDLDLALREQTGLAISVADEQLNCVALGTGKALEYEKQLRHAIDYDS; via the coding sequence ATGTCCATCCTCGATCAATTCCGCGGCCTGTTCTCCTCCGATATGGCGATCGACCTCGGCACCGCGAATACGCTGGTTTACGTCAAGGGTAAGGGCATCGTTCTCAGCGAACCTTCGGTGGTGGCCTATCACGTCAAAGACGGCGTCAAGAAAGTGCTCGCCGTGGGCGAAGACGCCAAGCTGATGCTGGGCCGGACGCCCGGCAGCATTGAGGCGATCCGCCCGATGCGTGAAGGGGTCATCGCCGACTTCGACACCGCCGAAGAAATGATCAAGCACTTCATCCGCAAGGTGCACAAACGCTCGACCTTCTCTAAGCCCAAGATCATTGTCTGCGTGCCCCATGGCGCGACCCCAGTTGAAAAACGCGCAATCCGCCAGTCGGTGCTGAGCGCTGGTGCGCGCCGCGCCGGGCTGATTGCGGAACCCATCGCTGCGGCCATCGGTGCGGGCATGCCGATCACCGATCCCACGGGTAACATGGTCGTCGACATCGGCGGCGGTACGACCGAGGTTGCGGTGCTGTCGCTGGGCGACATCGTCTATGCACGCTCGGTCCGCGTGGGTGGTGACCGCATGGATGAAGGCATCATCAGCTACCTGCGCCGCCAGCAGAACCTGCTGATCGGTGAGACGACTGCCGAGCGGGTCAAGACCTCCATCGGTACGGCGCGGATGCCCGACGACGGGCGCGGCACCTCAATGCAGATCCGGGGCCGTGACCTGCTGAATGGTGTGCCGAAAGAAATCGAAGTGACCCAAGCGCAGATCGCCGAAGCGCTGGCCGAGCCGGTACAGCAAATCTGCGAAGCGGTGATGACCGCGCTTGAAACCACCCCGCCAGATTTGGCCGCCGATATCGTCGACCGTGGCGTGATGCTGACAGGCGGCGGTGCGCTGCTAGGTGATCTTGATCTGGCGCTGCGCGAGCAGACCGGCCTTGCGATCTCGGTCGCGGACGAGCAGCTCAATTGTGTGGCGCTCGGCACTGGCAAGGCGCTGGAATACGAGAAACAGCTGCGCCACGCGATCGACTACGACAGTTAA
- a CDS encoding VOC family protein, producing MQKIQTLGVHHITLTGADRQSSIDFWEGVLGMPFIFDQPNLDDPDEGHLYFDPGDGRLITIFTNENRKRVHNRTPMDPGCVHHLAFEVDRAMFDQIPERLEARGIGHSGVKDRGFMHSIYFKDPLGLLIELACYTFIPPRGSSHAEVMLEAHKLRVAAGDDHIQRQHLADAVVMIVERGQASLSADRGAKNPY from the coding sequence ATGCAAAAGATACAGACACTTGGGGTGCATCACATCACCCTCACCGGGGCCGATCGGCAAAGTTCAATCGACTTCTGGGAGGGCGTTTTGGGAATGCCTTTCATTTTTGACCAGCCTAATTTGGATGACCCGGATGAGGGGCATTTGTATTTCGATCCGGGCGACGGACGGCTGATCACGATTTTCACCAATGAGAACCGCAAGCGGGTGCACAATCGCACGCCGATGGATCCGGGCTGCGTGCATCATCTGGCCTTTGAGGTGGACCGCGCGATGTTTGACCAAATCCCCGAGCGGTTAGAGGCGCGGGGCATCGGGCATTCGGGCGTGAAGGATCGAGGCTTTATGCATTCGATCTATTTCAAGGATCCGCTGGGTCTGTTGATTGAACTGGCCTGCTACACGTTCATCCCGCCGCGCGGGTCGAGCCATGCCGAGGTGATGCTAGAGGCGCATAAGCTGCGGGTTGCGGCGGGAGATGATCATATCCAGCGGCAACATCTGGCGGATGCGGTGGTGATGATTGTGGAGCGGGGGCAGGCGTCGCTGAGTGCGGATCGCGGGGCGAAGAACCCGTATTGA